Below is a window of Aptenodytes patagonicus chromosome 15, bAptPat1.pri.cur, whole genome shotgun sequence DNA.
TTATCACACTCGGCTCCCAGCTCCCTATTCCTTTGTTGCTTCCAGACAGGAAAATTTCATGGGGGAAATCAGGAAAGACTTTCACTCTCTGCTATTGCTAGTCCTGGGAGAGTCTCATGTTGTGTCACATCACATCCTAGCTACCTCCTTCAGTGCCCTctgcagttttctcctttttgcctGAAGCAAACTGCTGCATCTTTGCACTTTCCTTCTTTACAGGAGGCCACAATCCTGCTGGACACCTCAGTACCCCGGCAGCATAGGAGAAGGCAAGACACGTGGCAGCAATAGAGATATGGCAAGACTTGAGGACTACTTAAAAGCAAGGGGCAAGAACAATAGACATACTTGTAAATGGTAAAACTTCCATATTTTATAAAAGTAGCATTTTTCAGCACAACAGCTTTTCTAGCTACTGCCAAGCTGTCATTAACCATCCCTAAACCTCTTCTTTCTGAGAAAGTGCCCACTGATGATAGGAAGTCATGGACATTGACTACTAAACTTCGGTTATTTAGGTTCCAGAGGTTAATGAGATACTCAACAGCAGAAAACCTTGCAGGACAATTAAAAACCACATACAGATTTTGCCATGGATAGACCAATAGAAACCTTCCATGGAAATTTTCCACAGGACATTGTACCCTCACCATTGTCAACtgacatacatacatacatacgcAAATATTCTAAAAGCCAACACTGTATCAAAAAGTTATACTCCATAATGGAATTCCAAAGCCCTTACCAGCTCGAGGTGGGCGATACGTCCTGCAGTCGCTGGAGGGCCGCTTTTTCATATAGAAGTGACAATTATCAGACCACAGGCAGCAGTAATAGAAGCTGATGACGTCGTAAAGCCAATGGGAAAAGCCAGGTATCCGGGGAGGCTTCATGAAAGGTGGTGAACCCCAGTCATGGCCTCGATCAGGTGTGCTGCCTCCTGTGGAGTCACGCGTGAGGATTTGGGTCCCTGTGGAGTCATAGCAACACTGCTGTCCTGCCGCGTACCGGGGACTGGTTGAGAAAGGCAGTGAGAAGAAAGTCATCGTTCAGCTCCGTGAAGTCCATTCATATTTAGAGGTTACCTATTGCCTTTTTATGGATATAGCTAAATGTTTTGGTTGCCAAGCTTTATATGATGTCCAGAGATGATACCTCCCAGttagacttcccccccccccgcctcccctctGTTCTTATAAATTAGACCAGATTAGGGATAGGGCGGGAGGGGTTTTTAACCAGGGCAGTAAGGAAGTTCTGTAGGCCTTATAGCTACGCGAACACAGCACTCTTTAAAATTGTTCTGACAGAAAGAGTGCAAAAAATAACTTGTTGAACTTAAGTAGACCAATACAGGAAAGGCTTAATTAGGCCTAATCAAATCTCTTTTAGACATTAGCGCTTGTTTAGGTATCCTAAGGTTTAGCACAGTGCAATTAATTGTTTACTAAATCTAAGGCCTTAACTTCATCTCAGCAATGAAGGCCAATACATGAATAAGAGGGAAACAATGGTTGCTATGAACCTGAGAGTTGACAGTCCAGAGACCTCTGTGACTTCTGTGACACTGCCATCTCTGAGGTAGAacaagtcataaaaaaaaaatgcagttttaaaaattttttttacctGGCTTGAACGGCTCTCACACAATGCACAGCGCCAGGGTGGTAAGTACACACACTCCCCTTTTCAATGTCACAGCCATAATCTGTCTGAAAAAGATCAATGCTCATGCCTAATGGGGTTCTTTCCCCATTGTCCTTTCTATTTTCATGTCCTCTCCCCACCCTTTGTCTCCGACATATGTGTAAAGTCTAAATGAACTGGCTGCGGCTGTGTGTTGAGTAGCAAGGGATGATAGGAAAAACAGTGAATTTAATACTGAAGTGATTGGAGCAACATGTTAGTCTAACCTGAGCATTTTGCAGTCTATCACAACAGACCTTGAAGAACGGATGCAGCTAGATGCGGAATTCAACTGTAAGTGCATAACAAATACAGATCATGCCAGGCTAAACTTAACTTTTGTCCTATGTTCTTAGACAGAGGCAGTGCAGtagatctaattttttttcttcatgtgcttttaactatcatttaaaatacatatagaatcatagaatcattaaggttggaaaagacctctaagatcatcgagtccaaccgtcgacccaacaccaccatgcccactaaaccgtgtccctaagcacctcatctactcgtcttttaaatacttccagggatggggactccaccacttccctgggcagcctgttccaacgtttaaccactctttcagtaaagaaatttttcctcatgtcctcaTTTCCTCATATCATGTTTGGAGCTTCATAACCAGGAAAGGATAGTAACAAAActgcataacttttttttttttttaatatgcataaaCACACTGCTATCATTTGGTATCATAAATAGGAGAGGAAGTTACCCTATCTAGTCCTCAGATCAGCACTGTAAGTGAAAGCGTAGGCTAAATGGCAATTGATTTCTTAGCTTTTGTCAGTTCCTTGTTAACAGTGAAgctgggaaggaagcaggagaCAGAAAATACTGGATTACAGCTGTGGACTTGAGCTCTGAAGTACAAGGTGGAAGGGTTTGCAGCAAATTATGATATACTAGGCAGAAATGTGGCCTGCTTCTTCCGGCATGGGATATTGCCTACAAACACAGACTGCCGTCTTGTAGGATCTCGAAGAAGTCATCCCTGCTCCCAGCGCCACAGAGCTCACTGCCCTCCCTGAGTGTTTTCTGTCTACCACTGGAACTACCGTCTTAATTCCCTGTTGAAGGTGATTTCCATCTGCTATCCTACAGGCACTTTTTTTATTCATACTACCTGGATAAGCTGTATCTGCCTCTGCCATTTGACACGCTGCTTGTgcaaatttaaatataatttcatttcctTGTAATGACTTTTAGAGAGGGAACAGGGGTGTGAGGGGAGTATGGCATTCCCTAAGCTTCTACTTGGAACCTTAATAAGCCAGAGGATCGATTAATAACTTACATGGAACCTGCCAGTGTCAGCTCTTGCCTGTGCCAAGGTGCAAGGGCAATCTATAATTTCTTCCATGAAGCTTGGAagcttctcctcctttctgtccCATTCTATACACTTCGCAGTTGCCCATGCATTTGGGTCATTTCTGAAGTCTTTCCCAAGGTGCCAAGCCAATGCATGCTCTGAGCTCCAGATTGATGGAACgttgctggaaaaaaagagtcaaaaaATAGATCTGATAGCTGAACAAGCACTGTTTAGACAGTAACACTGTATCTTAATCACTAACTATAACTACAAAGAATCTTTCAACTTGCGAGTTGTTATTTCATTACAAAGGccactgctttctttttcctgcaaaaagttacagtaaaacaaaattttccTAATTTAGATGGTGACATGACAGCATGCAGCGAGTATGCAATAATCAGAATACATTTTAGCACTTGTGATTCTAGCTTACATGGATCTTTTTAGAGACAGGTTTTCTATTCATGCCTTTTCACATCGTAGTTCCATttatgtggggatgggaatctcactaacggacatctcctgagtttgattttaatgagcaaacattgtaccacctggcatgagaaggcacatAAACAACGGAGGAAgcaatatgctgcagctgaaaggaggaaaaggaacgtgctgcagctggaaggagaaaacaagataaaggccatgaaggcattttgcaactaatgaaggagaaggaagaatgggCCAagctgctagagcatagatgcaccTGAATGCAAGGCTATAACTGATCTGCAAGCTGCAgatagcgcgtgtacacttctgcttgccaTGAAAGATGCGATCAAAGAGCAATTAAGGTCTTTGGCTGATGCTTGCCAGAGTCCATGCTGCttaaaccccaaaacatttaGGCCAGAATGAAGAATGTCTGGATTCTCTAACAAAAACCTAACCCTGTGCCCCAGTAGTATCAGGCCTGATGGTAATAGATAGGGAGAAAGCATTCAGAATCCTTGAAGTGTTCCAAGGCTACTCTGCTTTCCACCCGTGAAAAAATACCATACACGAAGTGTAATAAAAAACCCCTCTAGAAAGATAAAAGGTTACCCTTCTATGGGTAGCCACTCCTAAATGCTAAAAAAGGTTCTGATGTATTAGTAATATGTTCTAACACTGAAGAGGTGGCATTTATACATTCACAGGGGTTATGCCATCTACATCAAAAACTGCAGACGTGTGGGAGAATAATGAAGGAACATCTACCCAAGCTCAGAATATGTATGGAGCACTTACAGAGGTAAATCACCAAAAATCATGGGGAAATATACAATGAAATAAAAGGAAGTGGGCATAAAATCTGTAGGAATGCAAAGACCTgcatacaaaatagaaaaaaaattaaatgcagaggAAGGCTTGTGGCTGCAGTGACAAAAGGTCCACAATTAAGGCCTCCTCCACAGTTGTGACAAAAGAAATCAGCAGGTCCTAGCTTGCCAAGGGTACTGGGTTTGCCTGGGGTGGGGtaattttctccatagcagcCCATGGTGccatgttttagatttgtgaccaaaacagtgctgataacacaccaacgttTTAGCTATTCCcaaacagtgcttgcacagcatcgaggccttctctgtttctcacactggCCCCCAGGGAGTAGGATAGGGGTTGGCAAGAAGCTAGGAGGGAACCCAGCTGTGACACccgacccaaattgaccaaaggtATATTCCATGCCATAGACCATTGTGCTCAGCGATAAAACCGCGGGGGAATTTTTCCAAAGCAGCCCTTACTGGgtgactgactgggcatcggtctgcttgtgggaggtggtgaacCATTGCCTTTGCATTACTTCCTCCGTGCCCATGCCCCTCTTTACttagtaaactgtctttatctcgacccatgagtttttctcacttttgccgttccaattctctccccattttttcatgtgaaatatAGCCTGAGTCCCAGTTTTAAACATCAAAGGAGACAGCAGCTTTAATACAGGAAGCAATAATAAGGTACCTATGATAAATGAATGTTGTGATGTACTTGCCTCTGCCCGTCACAATAGTTGCTGGGTGTAATTCTCAAAATTCCAAAGTCCCACGTACTGTAATTTCCTTTAGCAGGtacaggaatgaaagaaaaattcccAGTATTGGGGATTTCTTTTGCCAAAGTATAAAGATATTTCCATTGGGCCAACCAGTTTTCCGAGTAACTATCACCTGTCACATAGAGGAAGAAAATCATTTCGGACGCTGGAAAAGGACCGTTACCACAAGACTGACATTAGATGTCTCCACCCATACgtaaatgaagaggaaaagctgACATTATTGTAATGATTTATTTATACTTGCAGATCTCTTCTTGAGGGCTCAGTGAAAGTGATCGCATGATGTGCAGAGCTCTGCGCCTGTTACACGTGATGACTGCTTGTGCACAGGTAGGAAAAGTGTCACTTTACCTGTTTCCTGGTATCCCCAGACTTCTATGTTGATGCTGGTTACTGCAAGTGCCTGGTGTGCCCAGGTAAGGGTTAAGTTTCCATCAGTGTTGGGGGTGCCATAGTATTGCCATTTTGTCTCATTTACCAACGTGCATTTTTCTCCATCCGAAACTTTGCTGTGATGTACTgcattacagaacagaaaaaaaagattaatgacATTTCTGCTTTGCATAGCCCTGAACAGGTGCCACTATATTACTGAAGATTTAGCAGTATTTCCCCTGTGTATGTTTTCTAACAGGATGCGTGATATGAAAAGAGTAAGCTGAAGCTGAGACAACGCAACCCTTACTAATGTCTGTAGTCCTTAGATTACAACACCATGATGCAGTTATTTTCCGATAGGAGTAGCTACGAGAAGGGAACTGTTTTGGTCAACCTAATTTTTAAGCAGGACTTTTTATGAgttaatgctgctgctgctgtatagCAGCAGAACTCAATTGCTGGAAAGTTCATCTCTCAAAATATGAATTAACACGAGGGCAGCAAGAATGACTTTTCTGAGGTCAAACAGCCTgttaaggaagaagaaatgatcaAAAGGGAAAGGCTTATATAATCTTGCATCCCTGGAGCAAGAATATAGAAAGAAGAGGGATACTGTAGATTTAGGTAAGTAACCTGATAACCAAGTTCCAGAGTATGGAAATGTCAGCCCAGCATCTGTAGAAACTTCAAAAGGGATGAAACCAGTCTCATACAGCAATGGGGAGATGCAGTGGGCTTTTCCATCCGTAGCAACATAGCCACTGGTATTGATTTTCTTCTTGAACCTGTTGATGttgaaaacacttttcagtgTCACCATTGAGAGAAGGAAAATTCTGAATGTCTCAGTTGTGTTTCATTAAGCAACCTTGTGTCATGTGTAGATCATTCCAAGTCCCGTGGCTGTTTTGCTTGTAGCAGTGAATATAAACTGGAAAAATTCATGTGTACTTTGTGCTTATTACACCAGTGTGGATTCTGCTGTGCACTGCACAAATACACAGCAACCTGCAAGCCTTAGATTCACTGTTTAATTACTGGGGGAGAGGGGCATGTTAAATTAGCAACAAATAGCAAAGGGACAGCAGGAAGACAAAGGTGATGTTATAGGATTAATAGGATTACAGGGTGGCTAGCATTGACCATGACATGCAGGCATTGcaaatttctggttttgtgggggtttttttgctggtaaGTCCTGTGAATACAACAAAAGTAATTTCATGCTGTTCTCAAATTTCTGTTGCAAAGATTAACTCAGAACTCATTGCTCATGATTTAACTATCTGCTTCTAGTTAGGGCTCTTGCCCGGTGCGCTAAAGTGTAATCACACCCATGACTCTTCAGGATTGATGCATGGTGACTGCATAGCTACTCCGAGTACCACAGGGAGCTGGGGCCTGCCAGGAAGCAGTACCTTTGCTTGTCTGCACTGACGTTTGTATTGGCTATGATAATGCAACTGTGCAGGTAATTTCAAGTACACAGTTGGGTTCTACAGAATGAATGCCTTGGTCAAAGGTTTTTCCGATGAAGAACTAAAAACCTTTTCAGGTGCTGCTACCCAGATGGGAAGGACTCCAAAATCTCACTCAGAGCCTTTTGTGGAAAGAATGTCAGGACATCGGGGTCAGTAAAATTCAGTGTACCGTATGTATTGCACGTGTGACACATGTACCTAAGTGTGACACAGGCTGACGCGCTTAGGATCACAGCTTTGTCTTACAGGAAAAAGATAAGGTGTCCTACCTACGTTTCTTTCTTGTTGCTTTCTCATTCAGATTAAGAAATGAATACTTTTTCACAAAAtggaaatgctaaaaaaatattGACAACAAAGAGCCCTGAAAGGAAGCTCTTTTAGAAAAGTCACTGGTTTGATATGTTAAGGGAAGAACTAGCAGAGTAATGATTGTATCGCACAATAACTCGACCTAAATGAAATGATCTTGTGTAGAAATACAGACAACATGTATCCTTGAGGGTGAGGGTTAGCAGAACCTTTCTGTGTTTCAGGATTCTGACAACTTTACAAAGTAAGTTTTCACTCCTGTATAGACAAGTCTTGTTTTGTGGTAATTACCTGTTGTCGGAAAGTGAGATTAGAAAGATTCACCTCCCTTTGGCAGAAGAATATAAAATCATGGCCCACCTGCACGTTAGCACAGAAGAGGcattaaaagctgtattttcaatCAAAAAGTCTTTGCCTCCCATCAGAGATCCTGAGTATGGAGAAATTTGAAGACAAAATTCTTTATAATCAGGACAGCAAATCCCCAAGGACTGGCACGTCACCTGGCAAGAACAGGTACCAAGCAGCTCCCCACATCGGTGTGAGCAAGAGTCTTGAGCTCCttgttaaaggaagaaaaaaacatagtcAGGAATGTTATTGAACTCTTCTAGATGTTCTCTGAAACAGAAGTACATCATCTAAAGGACTACTGTAAATAAATGAAGTAGGCTGGTTGTGTTAGTTTAGGAGTGTATTTAGGTGAAGGCTGTAATTACCTGCCTGTTAAGGTTGCTCCATTTTGAATAGAAAAATATACTTATTTACCCCCCAGCCAGTACATAATTTCACCAACTCCATGGGTATTTTTACAtctaataaaaagataaatcCCCAGAGAAGCCCCTCGGCGAGTGTCACTAATTGTGTTTATTTCTGAGAGTAGGTCTTAAGCAAACCAGAATGGGGTCCCGTCACTGTCAACCCTGTACGGGAATCAATGAGGACGGAAGGCTAGCGCTTTTGGATGAATGGAAAGCTAATGTTAGCGACAAAGCATGCTCCAATATGAGATTATGAAAAGCTACTGAAATATCTTTCTTCTGTGCATTTTATTTGAGTCTAACCTTAACAAGGTAGCTGGTAAGATGACTAGGCACACAGTCAGATGACTAGGCCCTTGGCTTAGGTCTGGCTGAGGTCTAGCTGAACAGACCATGAGTAATTACTGGACATGAGATGAAAAATTGCTCAACACAAATAAAACACTGAGAAGTTGACAGACGTTACAGTAACACTGTGAGGAACAGCTGGATTTCACAAACAGTTAAGGGGGAGTTAAGTGAGATGGACAAGCTGCACAGACAACTGGGAGCACTGAGGACCTTTTGGGGAGTGGAATCTTGCAAGGGCAACACTGCTTGGGTAACTATATCAGTAATACCATGCAAAGCTGAGATGACCTGGGTAAGTATCAGAAATTCTAAATTTGGACACGGATGTAGCAAAATTGGGACCAATGATGAAAAAGTAATCAGGGGAGGGTTGCTTATTCGGGAGgacacaaacaaaaagaaagggaggggtcAAGGTGGATGGTGAAGAACAAGCatgagaaaatggagagaagggAACATAAAAGGAACCAGTCACACATAAACAAGCTGCTGGTCAGTACGTTTCTCTGACTGAGCCCTGCACCTCATCACCATAGCCATTTTATTAAATCCTGTTGCTATTTTCTGTATCACCTTGCTCtcgtgtgtgcgtgcacacacacatgttgTAGTGGTAAGTGAACTTCAGGATGAACTAGCCAGTCAGAAGAAGACCTGCACCTGGAAAGACCCAAGGTCTGAGCTGTTGACCATGTAAGGGACTTGGGATCTGGGCTTAGCTAATAGGCAAATTTAAAGCCTATGCTAGCATGCAAGATACCTGTGAATGTGGTGGGTCTGTGAATCTGGAGAGAAAgggtgtgtttgtgtttttgctAGTGACCTTCCAGTGTGatcagctggagaggaggaacagaaCTGGGTGGTGTGCGGGTCTGTGGGAGTGCTGTCTGTGTTTATTTGGGTGCCAGTAAAAGCACTGCTCTGTGTTCGCCTGCGTGGCTGGCTGTGTTCATGTGGTGGGTGTAGTATGTGTATCTGCCTCTTTGCAATAGAGGCTCAGCCTCCATACTGGCTGGACCTACAAACAGGATCAGCAGTATCCACATCTGTGGGACTGAGACAGGAAGAATTTTCTGAATCTGAGAGTACAGCAGATCTGATTCTAGTGGATTGGGAAGGAGAAATCTACTGCATCCCAAAAGCTGCTGGATTCACCTACTCCTCCAAGGTCGTTAACAATGTATGAACAAGACtatgagaggaagaaagaatttaCGGTCGCCCCTCATGGAGCTTAGGAGCAATTGCTTGCAGTTCCAGGTATGTCAGCTTCTGTCAAAATGAGGAGAAAATGTCACTGAGTGTTGTTTTGTGtatggggtggggggacagggagggctgtttggttttttgtagGGTGGAGagatcaaaaaaaggaaaaggtagtaaaatctctctctctctttctctctctctgctggctgtccTCCTTTATCCTGGGATAATATGTGGGTGTGTGGCAGGAAAGAACAGGAATGGTAGCGAGTCAGAAATAAAAGTCAGCCTTCATTCTATACCAGAAAACCTGCCTGTGATGGAGGTAGAAATGCTTGTTCAATATAGGGAGCTAGAAAGTTGTtctgtgtctttaaaaatatttactgcattCTCCAGATTGTCTGTTTACTTACAGAAAAGATCCACTGTCCTACTGGAAATTACAGAGGAAGGGGTTGAAAATGACACCGTGCCGGTAAAAGCCAGCTCGTGTGCCTTTGCTTTAGCTTGTACAAATGGTATCAGTAATTTCTTACCGAGGTGTGTATTCTGAAGTTCAGAAGTCAAAAAAGTTTGTAGttaaaagcagcaaaattttTGAAAGTCACTCACCTGCATTCCAAAGAGCAGTGAGGGTGAAGAGAATGAAGAGAGAAACATCTATGCCAACGAATTTCATGTTTTGCCCAGATGGTTCAGGATGGCTGATTGTGATAGCCTTTGTGCCTGTCCCGGAAAAGCCTTTTATAGAAACACGTGTCCAGAAATAAACGAGATTTTCACTGTCCAAAGGTTTGTTGTAAATTACTGAAGCAAAACAAATCGAAGGAGATGCTCCTCTTCAGAGGTCATTTCCGATTCAGGAAAAgatggagggggtgggggaggtaGTCAGTAGAACTCCTACACAtcattttaatagtttttctgaaatggaagatgtgtggtttttttacaaGCATTTCTGCTCCAAAGTTCAAGACCATGGGGTGATTGGCACAAGGTGTACGTTTTAATTTTATTGAAGGAACTAAAAACAGTTATCAGTAAGAACAACAATAAAGAATAGATGCTGACAGTACAGTTTTGTTCAGGAGATAATGAGATGTTGAGAAAGCACATTTACTGCACAGTATGTGCCGGCATGAGGGTTGTAAATGAGAGAGGTAAAAAGATTCTGACCAAGGTATAattggacggccgggcccagagttgcggtgaatggagctaaatccagccggcggccggtcacgagtggtgttccccagggctcagttttgggaccggtcttgttcaatatctttatcgatgatctggatgaggggatcgagtgcaccctcagtaagtttgcagacgacaccaagttgggcgggagcgttgatctgctcgagggtaggaaggctctgcagagggacctggacaggctggatcgatgggccgaggccaactgtatgaggttcaacaaggccaagtgccgggtcctgcacttcggccacaacaaccccatgcagcgctacaggcttggggaagagtggctggaaagctgcccagcagagaaggacctgggggtgttggtcgacagccggctgaacatgagccggcagtgtgcccaggcggccaagaaggccaatggcatcctggcctgtatcagaaatagtgtggccagcaggagtagggaagtgatcgtgcccctgtactcagcactggtgaggccgcacctcgaatactgtgttcagttttgggcccctcactacaagaaggacgtcgaggtgctggagcgtgtccagagaagggcaacgaggctggtgaggggtctggagaacaagtcctctgaggagcggctgagggaactggggttgtttagcctggagaaaaggaggctgaggggagacctcatcgctctctacaaccacctgaaaggaggttgtagcgaggtgggggtcggtctcttctcccaggtaacaagcgataggatgagaggaaatggcctcaagttgcgccaggggaggtttagattggacatgaggaaaaatttctttactgaaagagtggttaaacattggaccaggctgcccagggaggtggttgagtcaccatccctggaggtatttaaaagacgagtagatgaggcgcttagggacgtggtttagtgggcatggtggtgttgggttgatggttggactcaatgatcttagaggtcttttccaaccttaatgattctatggttctatgaaaacaGTGACATGATGTTAGAGCAATGAAACAGACTACAGAAGCTTTCGACAGAAGCGCAAAGACATTCTGGCAAGGAAGTAGAGCAGAGCTGAGGCGGTAACAGTCACAGTGTAACTATTTGTTCCAATAGCAGAACGGGAACTTTATGATGGAGGGGTTTTAGGGGATACTGAAAACAATGCTAAACTTAGAAGTTTATTTGAAAGGCATTCAGGTAAAGAAAAGGATGTGCAATGGCAGCAGTGGGCCCAACTTCAGAAAAAATGGAGTATAGGGTATaggatcacagaataattcaggtcagaagggacttcaggaggtTGTCTGCCATGACCTtcgggtccttttctgcagagctgctccccagtcCCTCAGTCAGTTCCCAGTCTGTGTTGTCAcaagggttttttccttcctggatgcatttgtccttgttgaatttcttaAGGTTCCTGTTAGCCCATTCCTGCAGCCTGTCTAGGTCTAAACAACAACAGAGGAGACCCCTGTGATGGTAGGAACGCAAGGTGCCTACAGGTGATAGTAAAGGTGATCAGCGAATCCCAAGTCCACCGGGACAGCAGAGGAAGACCCCTGGGACAACCCACAGGCAATATATGTGATTTGTTAGATTTAAGGCCAATAATTAAGAGCTTTATAGCTGCATGGAATAGTTTGCATAATCATATAATTatgaattaatattatttatctagctaattattattttcttttttgctttcccaaatTCCTCATAATGTGTTCGCTAGTCAATAAATACCATAATCGGTTTATATCAGTTACTTCCTAAGTCTCCCATCTAAAAGTGTGAGCGTCAAACCTCAGTAGTAACAGTGCCCCAAGGCCCTTCATTTGTCccctttttgttccttttgccCCAGGGCGcacaaattgctttttttggtgCCCCTGAGCCCTCCATTTGCTCTCTGGTCCCCTCACGACGACTCTCCTTTTTGGgcagcccagggctctgcagtTAGCTTTCAGCAAGCTGCTCTCAAGTACTTGGGTGCACCTCTGCTGCCCTTGCAGACCCCGGCACGCTGGTACGGTCTGACGGCCGTGCCCACCCCGCCCCAGTCCCGCGGGCGCG
It encodes the following:
- the SUSD2 gene encoding sushi domain-containing protein 2 isoform X1, yielding MKFVGIDVSLFILFTLTALWNAGAQDSCSHRCGELLGTCSCQVTCQSLGICCPDYKEFCLQISPYSGSLMGGKDFLIENTAFNASSVLTCRFKKKINTSGYVATDGKAHCISPLLYETGFIPFEVSTDAGLTFPYSGTWLSVHHSKVSDGEKCTLVNETKWQYYGTPNTDGNLTLTWAHQALAVTSINIEVWGYQETGDSYSENWLAQWKYLYTLAKEIPNTGNFSFIPVPAKGNYSTWDFGILRITPSNYCDGQSNVPSIWSSEHALAWHLGKDFRNDPNAWATAKCIEWDRKEEKLPSFMEEIIDCPCTLAQARADTGRFHTDYGCDIEKGSVCTYHPGAVHCVRAVQASPRYAAGQQCCYDSTGTQILTRDSTGGSTPDRGHDWGSPPFMKPPRIPGFSHWLYDVISFYYCCLWSDNCHFYMKKRPSSDCRTYRPPRAASAFGDPHFVTFDGLNFTFKGQGEYTLVESDLTSLRVQGRTQQVHFPNGTGAQVTGLSAVAMRENNSDVIEVRYSEDLNLEVLLNQKVVNFSEQSWMDLKGLFLHSTADQNITVMFSSGSGVEIRGSGGFLTLTVLLPENFMNHTQGLFGVMNGNIEDEYTFRNKTTMSVHASPQQLFEFGANWAVENGTSLFTYDTEFLLNNFFYGEKHNASFLPVFFPYEDPADPLIKEMVLLCDSDPFCRFDVLTTSSLHVGISTRQSHQSHKLLVENLKPVISCGWLDHPTNGRKNGTAYLLGSTIHFICNQGYELIGSKERICQVTGAWSGDTPSCIPGTDIKQVILLGCVFGIVGLAVLARLTFLCRKERRKSNQ
- the SUSD2 gene encoding sushi domain-containing protein 2 isoform X2, which translates into the protein MKFVGIDVSLFILFTLTALWNAGAQDSCSHRCGELLGTCSCQVTCQSLGICCPDYKEFCLQISPYSGSLMGGKDFLIENTAFNASSVLTCRFKKKINTSGYVATDGKAHCISPLLYETGFIPFEVSTDAGLTFPYSGTWLSVHHSKVSDGEKCTLVNETKWQYYGTPNTDGNLTLTWAHQALAVTSINIEVWGYQETGDSYSENWLAQWKYLYTLAKEIPNTGNFSFIPVPAKGNYSTWDFGILRITPSNYCDGQSNVPSIWSSEHALAWHLGKDFRNDPNAWATAKCIEWDRKEEKLPSFMEEIIDCPCTLAQARADTGRFHTDYGCDIEKGSVCTYHPGAVHCVRAVQASPRYAAGQQCCYDSTGTQILTRDSTGGSTPDRGHDWGSPPFMKPPRIPGFSHWLYDVISFYYCCLWSDNCHFYMKKRPSSDCRTYRPPRAASAFGDPHFVTFDGLNFTFKGQGEYTLVESDLTSLRVQGRTQQVHFPNGTGAQVTGLSAVAMRENNSDVIEVRYSEDLNLEVLLNQKVVNFSEQSWMDLKGLFLHSTADQNITVMFSSGSGVEIRGSGGFLTLTVLLPENFMNHTQGLFGVMNGNIEDEYTFRNKTTMSVHASPQQLFEFGANWAVENGTSLFTYDTEFLLNNFFYGEKHNASFLPVFFPYEDPADPLIKEMVLLCDSDPFCRFDVLTTSSLHVGISTRQSHQSHKLLVENLKPVISCGWLDHPTNGRKNGTAYLLGSTIHFICNQGYELIGSKERICQVTGAWSGDTPSCIPGTDIKQVILLGCVFGIVGLAVLARLTFLCRKERPLY